The sequence below is a genomic window from Mycobacteroides abscessus ATCC 19977.
ACACCTGCTGGGGCCGCTGCTGTTGGGGCAGGGCATTCACCTGGTCAAGGGTTTCTATCGGCGTCCCCTCAAGGTCAGCGGGGCCGAGGACGCCAACGGCGGCGGGCGAGTGACCGAACTGGTGGCCCGGCCCATGCTCGCGGCACTTCGGCCCGAACTCAGTTGTGTCGTCCAGCCGCTGGGCGGCGAGTACGCCGGGACCCGGGAGCTGCTGTCCTCCGTGCCCTTCGCGCCGGGATATGGCGTGGAGATCGGTCTGCTGATCGATACCTACGACAAGCTGGGACTGGGCTCTATCGCCCAGGTGAATCTGGGAGTACGCAGCCACCGCAACCGGCCGCTGGTCGAACTCGGTGTGATGAGCCGGCAGGTGATGGCCACCATGCTGTCACGGTGTGGGATTCCGGACTCGGGTGTGGGCATCACACAGTTCTTCGCCGACGGTGACGGATTCACCCCACGCAGTTCGACGGTCTCGCTGGAGGATCGCCCACCGATGAATACCCTGCGCTAGGCGTCAGGTCTTCTGAATCTCGCGTTCCCCCGCGGTCGGCGACCAGACCGTGACGATCATGTGGCCGTCTTCGAGTCGTACCGCTGATGCGCCCTCGACATCGGCGACGTAGAACGGTGCGAATCGCCGTCCGCGCAGATCGAATCCGATGGTGGCATAGAGATGTTCGGCAAATCTCGCGTGCAGCTCTAGGTCTTGCTCGTCATGCACGGTGCCCCAGACTTTCGCGTCGCCCCGGGTGAGATGGGTGTCGGTGGTTGCGGTGTGCAGCTCGAAACGGGGATCGCGAGCCAGGTCCGAGAGTTTGGTGGTGCCGGGCATGCCGCCGACGATGAGCCTTCCTTCGAAGAGGCGCGGTTCCATCGGGCTGATGCGCGGGGCCCCGCTGCGCCGCAGCGTCGAGAGGAAACACAGATTGCGGGTATCAGCGTGGCGGCGGGTGAAGACTTCGGCGATAGTGGGAGCCAGCCGCGTGAACTCTCGCCAGGAGGTCATAGTGCCACGGTAGGTCCGGATGTCGGACCTCGCTGGCAAGATCGGTGTCGTGACGTTCGCACTGACGTATCTGCTGGTTCTCATCGCGGTGGCCGCCGTGCTGTTCGTGCTGGGCTCGATGCTGTTCGGGCGCGGGGAGCAGCTGCCGCCGCTGCCCAAGGGCACCACCGCCACCGTCTTGCCGGCCGACAAGGTGACCGGCGCCGACGTGGACGCCGTGAAGTTCTCCCTGGTGTTCCGCGGCTACAAGGCCAGCGAGGTCGACTGGGTGCTGGACCGGCTTGCCCGGCAGATCGACGACCTGCGTGCCGAGCTGGACGAGGTGCGGGACGCCCGAGACAACGTCGACGCCAATGCCGAGTAAGGAACCCACCCGGTGTGCCTGGGCCGTGGATTCGGCCGGATCCACGTTGTACACCGAGTACCACGACACCGAATGGGGACGGCCGCTGTACGGCCGCGATGCCTTGTTCGAGCGGCTATGCCTGGAGGCCTTCCAGAGCGGCCTGGCCTGGATAACCATCTTGCGCAAACGCGAGGGCTTCCGGCGTGCGTTCGACGGTTTCCGACCCGAAAAAGTTGCCCGATACACCGACCAGGACATTGCCCGGCTGATGGCGGATGCCGAGATCGTGCGGAACCGCGCCAAGATCGAGTCGGCCATCTCCAATGCCCGCGCCGTCCTCGATCTGGACACCGATCTTTCGGACTTGCTGTGGTCGTTTGCGCCGAAACGCCGCGCCCGGCCACAGCTTCTTTCGGAGGTGCCCGCGGTGACCGAAGAGAGCACCGCCATGGCCAAGGAACTCAAACGTCGGGGGTTCCGTTTTGTGGGGCCTACCACGGCATATGCACTCATGCAGGCCACCGGAATGGTGGACGATCATGTGCGTTCGTGTTGGGTTCCGCGAGCCGAGACCGCACCTATCTGACGGTCCAGTTGAGGGTCTGCTGTCCCCAGATGCCGCCAATAGGGAACAATGGTCCAGTGAAACGGCAGCTCAGATAGGGAACAATGGTCGGAGATGCCGAACACCCTTGGCTGGAATTTGGAGGGAGCACACGATGGCGGCCATGAAGCCCCGAACAGGCGACGGTCCTCTCGAGGCTACGAAAGAGGGGCGTGGAATCGTCATGCGCGTGCCACTGGAAGGTGGCGGTCGCTTGGTGGTCGAGCTGACCCCTGATGAGGCTGCCGCGCTCGGCGACGAACTCAAGAACGTCACCAGCTAGGGCCCACAGCTCTCCGGGCGCTAGCTGCAGACTTTTTGGTAGATCTGCAGCGTCATCTCTGCGATGTGCGCCCACGAGAACTCTTCGATACACCGTGCTCTGCCGGCGTTGCCGTACGCAGTGGCCCGGGCCGGGTCCGCGACCAGTGCGTTGACCGCATCGGCGAGCCCCGCCTCGAACGCGGCAGCTTCGCTGCTCTCGTACGCCACCAGTGTTCCGGTGACCCCGTCGGCAACCACTTCGGGGATTCCGCCGACGCGCGATGCCACCACCGCGGTGCCACACGCCATGGCTTCCAGGTTCACGATGCCCAACGGTTCGTAGATCGACGGGCACACAAAAACCGTCGCCGCAGAAAGCACCTCCCGCAGCTTGGGCGTGGGCAGAAACTCCCGTATCCAGTGAACGCCGGGCCGGGCCGCGGCCAACTCGGTGACGGCTCCGGTGATCTGCTCGGCGATTTCGGGGGTATCGGGCTCGCCCGCGCACAGGATCAGTTGCACCTCGGGCGAGAAACGGTGCGCCGCGGCCACCAGGTGCGCCAGCCCCTTCTGCCGGGTGATCCGCCCGACGAACGCCACAATCGGACGAGTCAGGTCCACGCCGAGCCCGGCAAGCACCGATCCGGGTTGGGCGAACGCCTCCTCCGGATCCACCGGGTACCACGAGGTGGTGTCGATCCCATTGCGCACCACATGAATCCGGTCGGGGTCGAGGCCGGGATAGGTCGCGATGATGTCATCGCGCATCCCGCCGCTGACCGCGATGACGGCATCAGCGGCGTGTATGGCGGTGTGTTCCACCCACGACGACACCCGGTATCCGCCGCCGAGCTGTTCGGCCTTCCATGGGCGGCGTGGCTCCAGGGAATGTGCGGTCACGACGTGCGGGATGCCGTGCAGCAGCTTGGCCAGATGACCGGCCATTCCCGTGTACCAGGTATGCGAATGCACCACGGTCGAGCCGGCGGCCGCGGCGGCCATCACCAGATCGGCGGACAGGGTGGTCAGGGCGGGGTTGGCGCCGTCCAGCGCGGGGTCGGGCCGATGCACGAACGCGTTGTCGCGGGGCGCGCCCATACAGTGCACGTCGACATCGCACAGTGTGCGCAGCTGTGCAACCAGCTCGGTGACATGGACACCCGCCCCGCCGTACACCTCGGGTGGATACTCCCGCGTCATCATGGCCACCCGCGTCATAGCCACGACCGTAGTAGGTGGCTCCGACGGCCGCTGCCTCTGGCTCTTCACGCAAGCGGCTCATCGCCGGCCCGCCACAGGGTGTAGCGCTGGCCGCTTCTGCCGACTGCCGATAGGTTGATTGCTATGAGGGCATCGCCACACGTTCTGGGGATCGTGCTTGCCGGCGGTGAAGGCAAGCGGCTCTACCCGTTGACTGCCGATCGAGCGAAACCGGCGGTGCCCTTCGGTGGCGCGTATCGCCTCATCGACTTCGTGCTGAGCAACCTGGTCAACGCGCGGTTCCTGCGTATTTGCGTTCTCACCCAATACAAATCGCATTCACTGGACCGGCACATCTCGCAGAACTGGCGTCTGTCGGGTCTGGCGGGGGAGTACATCACCCCGGTGCCCGCTCAACAGCGACTCGGCCCGCGCTGGTACACCGGTAGCGCCGATGCCATCCATCAGTCGCTCAATCTGATCTTCGACGAGGATCCCGAGTACATCGTGGTGTTCGGTGCCGACCACGTGTACCGGATGGACCCCGAGCAGATGCTGGACTTTCACATAGAAAGTGGAGCAGCGGTGACCGTCGCGGGCATCCGGGTGCCCCGCACCGAGGCGAGTGCGTTCGGATGCATCGATGCCGACGACACTGGGCGCATTCGCGAGTTCGTGGAGAAGCCGGCGAATCCTCCCGGTACTCCGGACGATCCCGATGCGGCCTTCGTCTCGATGGGGAACTACATCTTCACCACCAAGGAACTCATCGACGTGATCCGCGCGGATGCCGATGACGACCATTCCGACCACGACATGGGCGGTGACATCATTCCCCGGCTGGTGGCCGACGGCCGCGCGGCAGTCTACGACTTCAACACCAACCTGGTCCCCGGAGCCACCGAGCGTGATCACGCCTACTGGCGCGATGTCGGAACCCTGGACGCGTTCTATGACGCGCACATGGATCTGGTGTCGGTGCATCCGGTGTTCAATCTGTACAACCGGCGCTGGCCGATCCGCGGTGAATCGGAGAACCTGGCGCCCGCCAAGTTCGTCAACGGGGGATCGGCGCAAGAGTCGGTGGTGGGGGCCGGCAGCATCGTGTCTGCTGCGTCGGTGCGTAATTCGGTGCTGTCCTCCAACGTCGTGATCGACGACGGCGCCGTCGTCGAGGGCAGTGTGCTGATGCCCGGCGTGCGGGTGGGGCGCGGCGCCGTGGTGCGGCACGCGATTCTGGACAAGAACGTGGTAGTCGGTGTGGGCGAACAGGTTGGCGTCGATATCGAGCGCGACCGGGAACGCTTCAACGTCAGCGCGGGCGGCGTGGTCGCCGTCGGTAAGGGCGTCTGGATCTGAGCCCTGTCCCCCGTTACCGGCCGTCGGCCTCCTGTAATGCGGGCAGGGTGGCCAGTCGGTTGACCGCGTGCCGGATTGTGGCCGGTTTGAGCTGTCCGTATCCGAGGACCAGCCCGGGATTCGACGGGTCGGGACGGGCCCGGTAGTCGTCGAGGTCGGTGATGTGCATACCGATGGGATCGGGCCTGTTCCACGGCCGCTGATGCTGAAATGCCTTGGCGCAGTGATGCCAAGACGTGCAGGCCGGCCTCGGTTCCGGTGACGTGAGTGACGGCGGCGATTTTTTCCAGGGACTGCAACATGGTGGCGCGGCGGTCTTGGTACAGCTTGCGGACACGGGCGATGTGCCGCGCGAGCTCACCGCTGGTGAGCAGGTGGGTGACGGCTTGTTGCACGGGAGCGGAAACGGTTGCGCCCAGTGCGTCGCGGGTATCAAGGACAGGCTGCAGCAGATGCGTTGGTACGCGTAGATAACTGAGCCGCAGGCCCGGATCGAGGACCTTCGACATCGTGCCCAGATAGATCGTGCTCGCGGTGGTGTCCAGACCGGCCAGGCTGGGCAGCGGGGCTACCCCGAACCGGAACTCGCTGTCGTAGTCATCCTCCACCAGGATCACTCCCGCGTCACGTGCCCAGCGCAAGATATCGCCGCGTACACCGGGACTGATTCGATGGCCTAGCGGGTACTGATGGCTAGGTGTCAGATACGCAGCCTCAATTGGCTTCTCGATGGATTGAAGCCCGCTCAGGAACTGATCGGCATCGGTGACGTCGACCGGTACCCACCGCACCCCGAGCGTCTGGAAGGTCCGGCGTATGTCGGGATAGCCGGGGTCTTCGACGGCGACCGCACGCTCTCGCCATT
It includes:
- a CDS encoding glucosyl-3-phosphoglycerate synthase — its product is MTSTVGIDSSWMSPAPQLPGWLETHSWNRPEWTVEQLIAAKKGRTVSVVLPALNEQETVAAVIDTISPLLGGLVDELIVLDSGSTDDTAIRAVAAGARVVSREQALPEVPPNPGKGEVLWRSVAATTGDLIAFVDSDLIDPDPMFVPHLLGPLLLGQGIHLVKGFYRRPLKVSGAEDANGGGRVTELVARPMLAALRPELSCVVQPLGGEYAGTRELLSSVPFAPGYGVEIGLLIDTYDKLGLGSIAQVNLGVRSHRNRPLVELGVMSRQVMATMLSRCGIPDSGVGITQFFADGDGFTPRSSTVSLEDRPPMNTLR
- a CDS encoding pyridoxamine 5'-phosphate oxidase family protein, whose product is MTSWREFTRLAPTIAEVFTRRHADTRNLCFLSTLRRSGAPRISPMEPRLFEGRLIVGGMPGTTKLSDLARDPRFELHTATTDTHLTRGDAKVWGTVHDEQDLELHARFAEHLYATIGFDLRGRRFAPFYVADVEGASAVRLEDGHMIVTVWSPTAGEREIQKT
- a CDS encoding DivIVA domain-containing protein, with product MTFALTYLLVLIAVAAVLFVLGSMLFGRGEQLPPLPKGTTATVLPADKVTGADVDAVKFSLVFRGYKASEVDWVLDRLARQIDDLRAELDEVRDARDNVDANAE
- a CDS encoding DNA-3-methyladenine glycosylase I; protein product: MPSKEPTRCAWAVDSAGSTLYTEYHDTEWGRPLYGRDALFERLCLEAFQSGLAWITILRKREGFRRAFDGFRPEKVARYTDQDIARLMADAEIVRNRAKIESAISNARAVLDLDTDLSDLLWSFAPKRRARPQLLSEVPAVTEESTAMAKELKRRGFRFVGPTTAYALMQATGMVDDHVRSCWVPRAETAPI
- a CDS encoding DUF3117 domain-containing protein, with the translated sequence MAAMKPRTGDGPLEATKEGRGIVMRVPLEGGGRLVVELTPDEAAALGDELKNVTS
- the glgA gene encoding glycogen synthase, with the translated sequence MTRVAMMTREYPPEVYGGAGVHVTELVAQLRTLCDVDVHCMGAPRDNAFVHRPDPALDGANPALTTLSADLVMAAAAAGSTVVHSHTWYTGMAGHLAKLLHGIPHVVTAHSLEPRRPWKAEQLGGGYRVSSWVEHTAIHAADAVIAVSGGMRDDIIATYPGLDPDRIHVVRNGIDTTSWYPVDPEEAFAQPGSVLAGLGVDLTRPIVAFVGRITRQKGLAHLVAAAHRFSPEVQLILCAGEPDTPEIAEQITGAVTELAAARPGVHWIREFLPTPKLREVLSAATVFVCPSIYEPLGIVNLEAMACGTAVVASRVGGIPEVVADGVTGTLVAYESSEAAAFEAGLADAVNALVADPARATAYGNAGRARCIEEFSWAHIAEMTLQIYQKVCS
- the glgC gene encoding glucose-1-phosphate adenylyltransferase, whose protein sequence is MRASPHVLGIVLAGGEGKRLYPLTADRAKPAVPFGGAYRLIDFVLSNLVNARFLRICVLTQYKSHSLDRHISQNWRLSGLAGEYITPVPAQQRLGPRWYTGSADAIHQSLNLIFDEDPEYIVVFGADHVYRMDPEQMLDFHIESGAAVTVAGIRVPRTEASAFGCIDADDTGRIREFVEKPANPPGTPDDPDAAFVSMGNYIFTTKELIDVIRADADDDHSDHDMGGDIIPRLVADGRAAVYDFNTNLVPGATERDHAYWRDVGTLDAFYDAHMDLVSVHPVFNLYNRRWPIRGESENLAPAKFVNGGSAQESVVGAGSIVSAASVRNSVLSSNVVIDDGAVVEGSVLMPGVRVGRGAVVRHAILDKNVVVGVGEQVGVDIERDRERFNVSAGGVVAVGKGVWI